One window of the Salvia splendens isolate huo1 chromosome 1, SspV2, whole genome shotgun sequence genome contains the following:
- the LOC121797215 gene encoding calmodulin binding protein PICBP-like, giving the protein MVQRKHTLLHLQPVHTHHHDSAAKCPRGADLKAKKMKKSAPNYMKPTTSSDARKEQPQSRSPSPSSKKSATKLSFKPSSKTVDAKTATCSSTLKDSKFPPFLSLNKKGHSDIKVCPYTYCSLNGRHHPPLSSFISAARQARAPPALPDDDPFFVEIYTERVSEELSQDSFDDNNTCMDWESGYGYGVLLQYDYKAEDAIEIKQEFVEEKVFCFDEVLIDEAAQESFDENGGFDSDSFSSSEISTPLQEEEEEEEEGGGRKEEYLVCDAFSSREISTPLQKEDEKEEKGGGRNKEISSYDVVSKEYLPKEDIITLLQFAASSKKIEEEGDEAIGFNPRAPNFLDVEEDAEGERVDLRHQDVDERRNSEEWMVDYALRQVVTKLAPAKKRKVALLVEAFERVMPLPLPFDNHLTQFDHPRSMLACS; this is encoded by the coding sequence ATGGTGCAAAGAAAGCACACCCTCCTCCACCTCCAACCCGTCCACACCCACCACCATGACTCCGCCGCGAAGTGCCCTCGCGGCGCCGACCTCAAGGCCAAGAAGATGAAGAAATCCGCCCCCAACTACATGAAGCCCACCACCAGCTCCGACGCCAGAAAGGAGCAACCGCAGTCGAGATCTCCATCCCCATCAAGCAAGAAAAGCGCAACGAAGCTGAGCTTCAAACCCTCGAGTAAGACCGTTGATGCAAAGACAGCAACATGCTCCTCCACCTTGAAAGACTCCAAGTTTCCTCCTTTTCTTTCCCTTAACAAAAAAGGCCACTCTGATATCAAAGTCTGCCCCTACACCTACTGCTCCCTCAACGGCCGCCACCACCCGCCCCTGAGCTCCTTCATCTCGGCCGCTAGGCAGGCCCGAGCCCCCCCTGCTCTACCCGATGATGATCCTTTCTTCGTTGAAATTTACACGGAGCGAGTCTCTGAGGAATTATCGCAGGATTCCTTCGACGATAACAACACTTGTATGGATTGGGAGAGTGGTTATGGATACGGCGTGCTTCTGCAATATGATTATAAAGCAGAGGATGCAATCGAAATAAAACAAGAATTTGTAGAGGAAAAAGTTTTCTGTTTCGATGAGGTTTTGATTGATGAAGCCGCGCAGGAGTCCTTTGATGAAAACGGAGGCTTCGACTCTGATTCCTTTTCTAGCAGCGAAATTTCAACACCtcttcaagaagaagaagaagaagaagaagaaggaggaggaagaaaagaagaataTCTGGTGTGTGATGCCTTTTCAAGCAGAGAAATTTCAACACCTCTTCAAAAAGAAGATGAAAAGGAAGAGAAAGGAGGAGGAAGAAATAAAGAAATTTCTTCATATGATGTTGTAAGTAAAGAATATCTTCCAAAAGAGGACATAATTACTCTGCTTCAGTTTGCAGCTAGCTCGAAGAAGATAGAAGAGGAAGGCGATGAAGCGATAGGTTTCAATCCACGAGCACCGAATTTCCTGGATGTGGAGGAGGATGCGGAGGGGGAGAGGGTTGATCTGAGGCATCAGGATGTGGATGAGAGGAGGAACTCAGAGGAATGGATGGTGGATTATGCACTAAGACAAGTGGTGACGAAGCTTGCCCCTGCTAAGAAGAGGAAGGTTGCTCTGCTTGTTGAGGCATTTGAGAGAGTCATGCCATTGCCATTGCCATTTGATAACCACTTGACCCAGTTTGATCACCCAAGGTCTATGCTGGCTTGCAGCTGA